Sequence from the Miscanthus floridulus cultivar M001 chromosome 16, ASM1932011v1, whole genome shotgun sequence genome:
CACATGGCGACGGATTGGGATGGGGTAAGCCCAGATGAACTTAGGCTCTGATACCCATTTGTTAGAACCAAAACACAGATTTGGGACTGAATTTCAGATTTATTAGTCATACCACAACTATGGCAGGTTGAGGATACATATAGGATAGCTTGCTTGAGCCTTAAGAAAGTTACAGCATATTCTAGAGATGCTAAAGTAGATGCTAGGGATACAGATAAGGACTGGCATAGCCACCAACTACTCTAGATAATTATCCTAAGTAGATAAGGACAAGACTTATAGCTATCATGTAGCAGTCAGATAACTCCATAACAGTCTGAAAAGCAGGCATACAGCAGAACTGCAGTAAGTATCAGTGAAGTGTTGTAgtagtcagcctgttcgcttgttggtttcagccagggcttatcagccagccaacggtgtttttctctcacaacaaaccagcactaaccgtgcttatcagcccagaaaccaaccagcgaataggctGAGTATCCGGGCAAAACCATTCTAAACTAGCAACAGAAGTTCTTTCAGAGCAGACCAGTGCAGAATGACAATAAACCTTGACTTGAGGAGATAATTTCTTTCTCTTTGCAGCAGAATCCTGACAGCTGGTGAACTACTAAATTCAAGTTGGTTCAGACAAACCTGAAAGCTCAACACAGTATGCACACCACAACCTTGCCAAATGATTAGGTCCGTGGTATTTCAGAAAAACCTGGGCAAAAAATTTCCTCAATGTTCTGCAGAATGAACAGAGAATTTGACAATTTTGTAGCTGTTGTCTAATAATTGCATAAAATATAAATTCTTGTGCTCacagaaatgagttttcagatgTAACCGTATTCAGTGCATTTATATTAATAGTTTAATATAATTTCAGCTAAGTacaaacaaactccaaatcagaAGTCAAGTGCACTTCATTGACATACCTGCAGTACAATTTTGCATTTTCGATTTCTTCAGTGCTCATATAAGTCATATGTAAGTATTCTGTACCCTATATACACACTGAACACCAGCACAAGAAGCATAAACCACAGCGAAGATAGTTCTACTCATTATCAGTTCCTCCTTTTAATCCATCAAAAATTGATCTTTCAAGCAAGCCCAAAGAAGCTGGCAGAGGCCCCAAAACTGCCAATCAGGCAAACTTGCTCATTCAGCCAGAGGATCAGAACTCACGAAGCTTGCAACAACATCCATGGAATGATGCAAAGCTTCTTGAACATCAATTTCCCGTGACATCCCTCTCCCTTCATCGATCCTGCAATCCGCAATTGCTGGTCTTGAGCTCTCCTCCCAGCCGCCTCCTACCTCCGAGTTGCCATTGAAGCAAAGAGCTGGATCAGCACACGCCACAGAGCCCACACTGCACGGCTTCTGAAACGGGAACACGCCGACCTCGGCGTCGATCTTGCCCCGGACATCGAGCAGGAGGCTCCTGAGCCTCACCACCTCTGCCTCCAGAGCTGCATGGCCCTGCAGCCGCCTCAGGAGCTGCTGGTTGGCGGCACGGAGCTTCTTGACCTCCTCTTCCAAGCAGGCGGCGTGTGCCTTCTTCTTCTCC
This genomic interval carries:
- the LOC136513159 gene encoding basic leucine zipper 23-like — encoded protein: MDDGADLPCQLLFSHPEMPDSFDEIFNSATTTCTHTHSCNPPGPRSAAMHTHTCLHTHTQVLGSGGEDDDAREEDSTKPRKPLGNREAVRKYREKKKAHAACLEEEVKKLRAANQQLLRRLQGHAALEAEVVRLRSLLLDVRGKIDAEVGVFPFQKPCSVGSVACADPALCFNGNSEVGGGWEESSRPAIADCRIDEGRGMSREIDVQEALHHSMDVVASFVSSDPLAE